From a region of the Zingiber officinale cultivar Zhangliang chromosome 10B, Zo_v1.1, whole genome shotgun sequence genome:
- the LOC122029342 gene encoding villin-3-like isoform X2 produces the protein MTMEKSRRFVKNVSTSSSKETLKASPSRKPMSLKDIDSAFHGAGQKSGLEIWCIEKLCPVLLQSSSHGKFFTGDSYVILKTTALKNGSLQHDIHYWHGKDSSQDEIGTASIKAVELDAALGGRAVQYREIQGHETDKFLSYFKPCIIPEEGRVSSGFMHIEIKEREHGMRLFVCRGRHVVNVKEVPFARSSLNHEDIFILDTKLKIFQFNGSNTSIQERAKALEVVQYLKDTYHEGKCEVAVVEDGKLMADAHAGEFWGYFGGFAPLPRKAASEGDKKVYSFVKLLCVDKGQTLPVEAEPLTRKLLDTYKCYLLDCGGAIYVWMGRSTSLGQRKAASAAAEELLLEPPRPHAHVIRIIEGFEMVTFRLKFDKWPQKNEAVVSEESRRKVSTFLKQQGLSVKGPKSSHAQEQPKPFIDCTGNLQVWRVNGKDKNLLSSSDQCKFFSGDCYIFQYAFLGEEKEEYLIGAWLGKKSIEEERTAAISLASKMVESMKSQAVLARFYEGKEPIQFFCIFQSFQVFKGGVSSGYKNFLKENNLVDDTYSEEGIAVFRVQGSGPENMQAIQVDPVASSLNSSYCYILHCGNTVFAWFGSLTTSVDQELVERQLDLIKPNLQAKTQKERTEIDQFWNLLGGKSEYSSQKIAKEPEYDPHLFLCSFFKGNLKVVEIFNFTQDDLMTEDMFILDCHSDIYVWVGQQLDAKIRQQALSIVETFIEKDVILENLSRKLPVYIIMEGCEPPFFTRHFNWDYPKSNMHGNSFQRKLMLVKDGVVPTSDKPKRRAPSSYAGRSPVPDKSEHSSRSMSFSPERIRVRGRSPAFNALAANFENSNARNLSTPPPLVRKPSPKPVLLDPTKLAPKSPTIANISASFERPKEVMIPKSIIPKSIKEANGKGNITTVSSKTEMPVKDEKEAEAEDEEGAIIYPYERVKATSTDPVKDIDITKREAYLSAKEFKEKFGMTKEAFFKLAKWKQNRLKVALQLF, from the exons AATGTTTCTACTTCTAGTTCTAAAGAAACATTAAAAGCTAGTCCTTCAAGGAAGCCAATGTCATTGAAGGATATCGATTCAGCTTTCCATGGAGCTGGGCAAAAGTC TGGACTAGAGATATGGTGTATTGAAAAGTTATGCCCAGTCCTTTTGCAAAGTTCATCTCATGGGAAGTTTTTCACTGGAGATTCATATGTAATTTTGAAG ACAACTGCCCTTAAAAATGGTTCTCTTCAACATGATATTCACTATTGGCATGGTAAAGATTCTAGCCAG GATGAAATTGGCACTGCTTCAATTAAAGCAGTTGAGCTAGATGCAGCCCTGGGAGGACGTGCTGTTCAATATCGTGAAATACAAGGACATGAGACTGAtaaattcctttcttatttcAAACCATGTATAATACCAGAGGAAGGGAGAGTTTCATCTGGGTTTATGCATATAGAGATCAAAGAACGTGAGCATGGGATGCGGTTATTTGTTTGCAGAGGAAGACATGTTGTCAATGTGAAGGAG GTTCCTTTTGCTCGCTCATCTCTCAATCATGAAGACATATTCATCCTAGATACTAAGTTGAAGATCTTCCAGTTTAATGGATCCAATACTTCTATTCAAGAAAGGGCTAAGGCTCTGGAAGTTGTGCAATATCTCAAAGACACTTACCATGAAGGGAAGTGTGAGGTGGCAGTTGTTG AGGATGGGAAATTGATGGCTGATGCTCATGCTGGGGAATTCTGGGGTTATTTTGGAGGTTTTGCTCCCCTCCCCAGGAAGGCAGCTTCTGAGGGTGACAAGAAAGTGTACTCTTTTGTGAAGTTGTTATG TGTTGACAAAGGACAAACTTTGCCTGTTGAAGCTGAACCCTTgacaaggaaattattagacacATACAAGTGTTACTTGTTAGATTGTGGAGGCGCAATATATGTATGGATGGGCCGAAGTACATCCCTTGGACAAAGGAAAGCTGCTAGTGCTGCAGCTGAA GAATTACTGCTTGAACCTCCCAGACCACATGCTCACGTGATTCGTATAATTGAGGGATTTGAGATGGTAACATTTCGATTGAAGTTTGACAAATGGCCCCAGAAAAATGAGGCAGTTGTATCTGAGGAGAGTCGGAGGAAAGTTTCAA cATTTCTTAAGCAACAAGGACTAAGTGTGAAGGGTCCTAAATCATCTCATGCACAAGAACAACCTAAACCATTCATTGATTGCACTGGCAATTTACAG GTTTGGCGTGTAAATGGCAAGGACAAGAATCTTCTTTCATCCTCAGACCAGTGTAAATTTTTCAGTGGAGATTGCTACATCTTCCAATATGCATTccttggagaagagaaagaggaatATCTTATTGGTGCTTGGCTAGGGAAGAAGAGCATAGAG GAGGAGAGAACTGCAGCAATCTCACTTGCTAGCAAAATGGTTGAAAGCATGAAGTCACAGGCTGTTCTG GCTCGATTTTATGAAGGAAAAGAACCTATACAGTTCTTCTGTATTTTCCAGAGCTTCCAAGTTTTCAAG GGTGGAGTTAGTTCTGGATATAAGAATTTTCTTAAGGAGAACAACCTGGTAGATGACACATATTCAGAGGAAGGCATTGCGGTTTTCCGTGTACAAGGTTCTGGACCAGAAAACATGCAAGCAATCCAAGTTGATCCT GTGGCTTCATCTTTAAATTCATCATATTGTTACATACTGCATTGTGGAAATACTGTTTTTGCATGGTTCGGAAGCTTGACCACTTCAGTGGATCAAGAGCTAGTCGAGAGACAGCTAGATCTGATTAAG CCAAATCTGCAGGCAAAAACACAAAAGGAGAGAACAGAAATTGATCAATTTTGGAATTTACTTGGAGGTAAATCTGAATACTCCAGTCAGAAAATTGCAAAAGAACCAGAATATGATCCTCACCTGTTCTTGTGCTCATTCTTTAAGG GAAACCTGAAG GTGGTGGAGATTTTCAACTTCACTCAAGATGATTTGATGACCGAGGATATGTTCATTCTGGACTGCCATTCTGACATATATGTTTGGGTTGGGCAGCAGCTGGATGCTAAAATCCGGCAGCAAGCTTTAAGCATTGTGGAG ACATTCATAGAAAAAGATGTTATTTTGGAAAATCTCTCACGAAAATTACCGGTATATATCATTATGGAAGGATGTGAGCCACCATTCTTCACTCGCCACTTCAACTGGGACTATCCAAAATCAAAT ATGCATGGTAATtcatttcaaaggaagttgatgCTTGTGAAAGATGGAGTCGTACCAACATCAGAT AAACCCAAGCGACGGGCACCATCATCCTATGCAGGGCGGTCGCCTGTGCCAGACAAATCCGAGCACTCCTCAAGAAGCATGTCCTTCAGCCCTGAACGCATAAGGGTCAGAGGAAGATCACCCGCATTCAATGCACTTGCTGCCAACTTTGAGAATTCAAATGCTAGGAATCTTTCAACTCCTCCTCCATTAGTCAGAAAACCCTCTCCAAAGCCTGTGCTGCTTGATCCTACAAAATTGGCTCCGAAATCACCAACAATTGCTAACATATCCGCTTCATTTGAACGCCCAAAAGAAGTAATGATACCAAAGTCTATAATACCAAAATCAATAAAAG AGGCAAATGGCAAGGGAAACATTACAACAGTGAGCAGCAAAACTGAGATGCCCGTGAAAGATGAAAAGGAAGCCGAagctgaagatgaagaaggggcCATCATTTACCCCTATGAGCGTGTAAAGGCAACTTCTACTGATCCTGTTAAAGATATTGATATCACTAAGAGAGAG GCATACTTATCTGCTAAGGAGTTCAAAGAGAAGTTTGGCATGACAAAGGAAGCTTTCTTCAAGTTGGCCAAATGGAAACAAAACCGACTCAAAGTGGCACTTCAGCTCTTCTGA
- the LOC122029342 gene encoding villin-3-like isoform X1 encodes MSLKDIDSAFHGAGQKSGLEIWCIEKLCPVLLQSSSHGKFFTGDSYVILKTTALKNGSLQHDIHYWHGKDSSQDEIGTASIKAVELDAALGGRAVQYREIQGHETDKFLSYFKPCIIPEEGRVSSGFMHIEIKEREHGMRLFVCRGRHVVNVKEVPFARSSLNHEDIFILDTKLKIFQFNGSNTSIQERAKALEVVQYLKDTYHEGKCEVAVVEDGKLMADAHAGEFWGYFGGFAPLPRKAASEGDKKVYSFVKLLCVDKGQTLPVEAEPLTRKLLDTYKCYLLDCGGAIYVWMGRSTSLGQRKAASAAAEELLLEPPRPHAHVIRIIEGFEMVTFRLKFDKWPQKNEAVVSEESRRKVSTFLKQQGLSVKGPKSSHAQEQPKPFIDCTGNLQVWRVNGKDKNLLSSSDQCKFFSGDCYIFQYAFLGEEKEEYLIGAWLGKKSIEEERTAAISLASKMVESMKSQAVLARFYEGKEPIQFFCIFQSFQVFKGGVSSGYKNFLKENNLVDDTYSEEGIAVFRVQGSGPENMQAIQVDPVASSLNSSYCYILHCGNTVFAWFGSLTTSVDQELVERQLDLIKPNLQAKTQKERTEIDQFWNLLGGKSEYSSQKIAKEPEYDPHLFLCSFFKGNLKVVEIFNFTQDDLMTEDMFILDCHSDIYVWVGQQLDAKIRQQALSIVETFIEKDVILENLSRKLPVYIIMEGCEPPFFTRHFNWDYPKSNMHGNSFQRKLMLVKDGVVPTSDKPKRRAPSSYAGRSPVPDKSEHSSRSMSFSPERIRVRGRSPAFNALAANFENSNARNLSTPPPLVRKPSPKPVLLDPTKLAPKSPTIANISASFERPKEVMIPKSIIPKSIKEANGKGNITTVSSKTEMPVKDEKEAEAEDEEGAIIYPYERVKATSTDPVKDIDITKREAYLSAKEFKEKFGMTKEAFFKLAKWKQNRLKVALQLF; translated from the exons ATGTCATTGAAGGATATCGATTCAGCTTTCCATGGAGCTGGGCAAAAGTC TGGACTAGAGATATGGTGTATTGAAAAGTTATGCCCAGTCCTTTTGCAAAGTTCATCTCATGGGAAGTTTTTCACTGGAGATTCATATGTAATTTTGAAG ACAACTGCCCTTAAAAATGGTTCTCTTCAACATGATATTCACTATTGGCATGGTAAAGATTCTAGCCAG GATGAAATTGGCACTGCTTCAATTAAAGCAGTTGAGCTAGATGCAGCCCTGGGAGGACGTGCTGTTCAATATCGTGAAATACAAGGACATGAGACTGAtaaattcctttcttatttcAAACCATGTATAATACCAGAGGAAGGGAGAGTTTCATCTGGGTTTATGCATATAGAGATCAAAGAACGTGAGCATGGGATGCGGTTATTTGTTTGCAGAGGAAGACATGTTGTCAATGTGAAGGAG GTTCCTTTTGCTCGCTCATCTCTCAATCATGAAGACATATTCATCCTAGATACTAAGTTGAAGATCTTCCAGTTTAATGGATCCAATACTTCTATTCAAGAAAGGGCTAAGGCTCTGGAAGTTGTGCAATATCTCAAAGACACTTACCATGAAGGGAAGTGTGAGGTGGCAGTTGTTG AGGATGGGAAATTGATGGCTGATGCTCATGCTGGGGAATTCTGGGGTTATTTTGGAGGTTTTGCTCCCCTCCCCAGGAAGGCAGCTTCTGAGGGTGACAAGAAAGTGTACTCTTTTGTGAAGTTGTTATG TGTTGACAAAGGACAAACTTTGCCTGTTGAAGCTGAACCCTTgacaaggaaattattagacacATACAAGTGTTACTTGTTAGATTGTGGAGGCGCAATATATGTATGGATGGGCCGAAGTACATCCCTTGGACAAAGGAAAGCTGCTAGTGCTGCAGCTGAA GAATTACTGCTTGAACCTCCCAGACCACATGCTCACGTGATTCGTATAATTGAGGGATTTGAGATGGTAACATTTCGATTGAAGTTTGACAAATGGCCCCAGAAAAATGAGGCAGTTGTATCTGAGGAGAGTCGGAGGAAAGTTTCAA cATTTCTTAAGCAACAAGGACTAAGTGTGAAGGGTCCTAAATCATCTCATGCACAAGAACAACCTAAACCATTCATTGATTGCACTGGCAATTTACAG GTTTGGCGTGTAAATGGCAAGGACAAGAATCTTCTTTCATCCTCAGACCAGTGTAAATTTTTCAGTGGAGATTGCTACATCTTCCAATATGCATTccttggagaagagaaagaggaatATCTTATTGGTGCTTGGCTAGGGAAGAAGAGCATAGAG GAGGAGAGAACTGCAGCAATCTCACTTGCTAGCAAAATGGTTGAAAGCATGAAGTCACAGGCTGTTCTG GCTCGATTTTATGAAGGAAAAGAACCTATACAGTTCTTCTGTATTTTCCAGAGCTTCCAAGTTTTCAAG GGTGGAGTTAGTTCTGGATATAAGAATTTTCTTAAGGAGAACAACCTGGTAGATGACACATATTCAGAGGAAGGCATTGCGGTTTTCCGTGTACAAGGTTCTGGACCAGAAAACATGCAAGCAATCCAAGTTGATCCT GTGGCTTCATCTTTAAATTCATCATATTGTTACATACTGCATTGTGGAAATACTGTTTTTGCATGGTTCGGAAGCTTGACCACTTCAGTGGATCAAGAGCTAGTCGAGAGACAGCTAGATCTGATTAAG CCAAATCTGCAGGCAAAAACACAAAAGGAGAGAACAGAAATTGATCAATTTTGGAATTTACTTGGAGGTAAATCTGAATACTCCAGTCAGAAAATTGCAAAAGAACCAGAATATGATCCTCACCTGTTCTTGTGCTCATTCTTTAAGG GAAACCTGAAG GTGGTGGAGATTTTCAACTTCACTCAAGATGATTTGATGACCGAGGATATGTTCATTCTGGACTGCCATTCTGACATATATGTTTGGGTTGGGCAGCAGCTGGATGCTAAAATCCGGCAGCAAGCTTTAAGCATTGTGGAG ACATTCATAGAAAAAGATGTTATTTTGGAAAATCTCTCACGAAAATTACCGGTATATATCATTATGGAAGGATGTGAGCCACCATTCTTCACTCGCCACTTCAACTGGGACTATCCAAAATCAAAT ATGCATGGTAATtcatttcaaaggaagttgatgCTTGTGAAAGATGGAGTCGTACCAACATCAGAT AAACCCAAGCGACGGGCACCATCATCCTATGCAGGGCGGTCGCCTGTGCCAGACAAATCCGAGCACTCCTCAAGAAGCATGTCCTTCAGCCCTGAACGCATAAGGGTCAGAGGAAGATCACCCGCATTCAATGCACTTGCTGCCAACTTTGAGAATTCAAATGCTAGGAATCTTTCAACTCCTCCTCCATTAGTCAGAAAACCCTCTCCAAAGCCTGTGCTGCTTGATCCTACAAAATTGGCTCCGAAATCACCAACAATTGCTAACATATCCGCTTCATTTGAACGCCCAAAAGAAGTAATGATACCAAAGTCTATAATACCAAAATCAATAAAAG AGGCAAATGGCAAGGGAAACATTACAACAGTGAGCAGCAAAACTGAGATGCCCGTGAAAGATGAAAAGGAAGCCGAagctgaagatgaagaaggggcCATCATTTACCCCTATGAGCGTGTAAAGGCAACTTCTACTGATCCTGTTAAAGATATTGATATCACTAAGAGAGAG GCATACTTATCTGCTAAGGAGTTCAAAGAGAAGTTTGGCATGACAAAGGAAGCTTTCTTCAAGTTGGCCAAATGGAAACAAAACCGACTCAAAGTGGCACTTCAGCTCTTCTGA
- the LOC122029363 gene encoding 4-coumarate--CoA ligase 1-like: protein MGSVARPEETIFRSKLPDIEINNNIPLHTYCFKRLAEFADRPCVIDGATGTVLTYAQVEASARRFAAGLHSVGIGRGDVFMILLRNSVEFVIAFLAASFGGAVATTANPFYTPGEIHKQADGSGARLILTESCYVDKIRDYAADHGVTIVAVGDWPVPDGCHAFADLLACDAGALPAVEFDPDDVVALPYSSGTTGLPKGVMLTHRSLVTSIAQQVDGENPNLNFRPDDVLLCVLPLFHIYSLNSVLLCSLRVGAAILILRRFEVGPLLELVQRFRITIAPLVPPIVLEFVKSPLVDSFDLSSIRMVMSGAAPMGKEVEEKFMAKLPNARLGQGYGMTEAGPVLSMCLAFAKHPFEVKSGACGTVVRNAEMKIVDPETGAALGRNQRGEICIRGAQIMKGYINDPEATRNTIDKDGWLHTGDVGYVDNDDEVFIVDRLKEIIKYKGFQVAPAELEALLVTHPKIADAAVVPMKDEVAGEVPVAFVVRSNGSKITEDEIKQYISRQVVFYKRISKVFFTEVIPKAPSGKILRKDLRAKLVEKFPIGPFP from the exons ATGGGTTCAGTTGCGCGGCCGGAGGAGACAATTTTCCGATCTAAGCTACCGGACATCGAGATCAACAACAATATTCCTCTGCACACCTACTGCTTCAAGCGGCTCGCGGAGTTCGCCGACCGGCCGTGCGTCATCGATGGCGCCACCGGTACCGTGCTCACCTACGCCCAAGTGGAAGCCTCCGCCCGCCGATTTGCGGCGGGGCTGCATAGCGTCGGCATCGGGCGGGGAGATGTGTTCATGATCTTACTTCGTAACTCGGTAGAGTTCGTCATCGCGTTCCTCGCCGCCTCCTTCGGGGGGGCCGTCGCCACCACGGCGAATCCGTTCTACACTCCTGGAGAGATCCACAAGCAGGCGGATGGTTCCGGCGCGCGCCTTATACTCACTGAGTCCTGCTATGTGGACAAGATCCGTGACTACGCGGCAGATCACGGCGTCACTATCGTTGCGGTCGGCGATTGGCCTGTCCCTGATGGCTGCCACGCCTTCGCCGACCTTCTGGCTTGCGACGCCGGGGCGCTGCCGGCGGTCGAGTTCGATCCCGACGACGTGGTGGCGCTGCCATACTCGTCGGGCACCACCGGGCTGCCTAAGGGCGTGATGCTGACCCACCGCAGCCTGGTCACCAGCATCGCCCAGCAAGTGGACGGCGAAAACCCCAACCTCAACTTCCGTCCCGACGACGTCCTCCTCTGCGTCCTCCCCCTCTTCCACATCTACTCCCTCAACTCTGTCCTCCTCTGCAGCCTCCGCGTCGGCGCCGCCATCCTCATCCTGCGTCGGTTCGAGGTCGGTCCGCTGCTGGAGCTGGTCCAGCGCTTCAGGATCACAATCGCGCCCCTGGTGCCGCCCATCGTCCTGGAGTTCGTGAAGAGCCCGCTCGTCGACAGCTTCGATCTCTCATCGATAAGAATGGTCATGTCCGGCGCCGCCCCCATGGGCAAGGAGGTTGAGGAAAAATTCATGGCTAAGCTTCCCAATGCCAGGCTGGGCCAG GGCTATGGGATGACGGAAGCCGGGCCGGTGCTGTCGATGTGCTTGGCATTTGCCAAGCACCCATTCGAGGTGAAGTCCGGCGCCTGCGGAACCGTCGTGAGGAACGCCGAGATGAAGATCGTCGACCCAGAGACGGGGGCGGCGTTGGGGCGGAACCAGCGAGGCGAGATCTGCATCAGAGGCGCCCAAATCATGAAAG GTTATATCAATGATCCAGAGGCAACAAGGAACACCATCGACAAGGATGGGTGGCTGCACACCGGGGATGTCGGTTACGTGGACAACGACGATGAGGTCTTCATCGTCGACCGGCTCAAGGAAATCATCAAATACAAAGGCTTCCAGGTCGCCCCGGCTGAGCTTGAAGCACTACTCGTTACCCACCCTAAAATTGCCGATGCAGCTGTTGTCCC GATGAAAGATGAAGTTGCTGGGGAAGTTCCTGTCGCTTTTGTCGTGCGGTCCAATGGCTCAAAAATTACCGAAGATGAGATCAAGCAGTACATCTCCAGACAG GTGGTTTTCTACAAAAGAATCAGCAAGGTTTTCTTCACTGAAGTCATCCCCAAGGCACCATCCGGCAAAATCTTGAGAAAGGATCTGAGAGCCAAGCTAGTTGAGAAATTCCCCATCGGTCCGTTTCCGTGA